A single genomic interval of Dehalococcoidales bacterium harbors:
- the msrB gene encoding peptide-methionine (R)-S-oxide reductase MsrB: MNTIDQGQYSTATFAGGCFWCMEPPFEKLDGVREVVAGYTGGDKQDPNYEEVSWGGTGHYEAVQIRYDPDIISYGELLSVFWRQIDPTDGGGQFMDRGTQYRTAIFYQDEQQKEMAERCRSMLEASGIYDKPIATQILPYKEFYRAEEYHQDYYLKNASRYESYKCNSGRCEYIEQKWGAATTGFEDYEKPPEAVLKQKLTALQYHVTQENGSEPAFNNSYWDNKEDGIYVDVVSGEPLFISTDKFESGTGWPSFTRPLEKDNIVTITDRSYGMTRTEVRSKHADSHLGHVFNDGPQPTGQRYCINSAALRFISVEALVEEGYPQYICHFVR; this comes from the coding sequence ATGAATACTATTGATCAGGGACAGTACAGCACAGCAACCTTTGCCGGAGGCTGCTTCTGGTGCATGGAACCGCCCTTCGAGAAACTGGACGGCGTCCGGGAGGTTGTTGCCGGCTACACCGGCGGCGATAAGCAAGACCCTAATTATGAAGAAGTCTCGTGGGGCGGAACCGGCCATTACGAAGCAGTACAAATCAGATATGACCCCGACATCATATCCTACGGGGAATTGCTGTCGGTTTTCTGGCGGCAGATTGATCCTACCGACGGAGGGGGACAGTTTATGGACCGGGGGACACAATATAGAACCGCGATTTTCTACCAAGATGAGCAACAGAAGGAAATGGCGGAGCGATGCCGGTCAATGCTCGAGGCATCGGGAATCTACGACAAACCCATCGCTACTCAGATTCTTCCCTACAAGGAGTTCTACAGGGCCGAGGAATATCACCAGGACTACTATTTGAAGAACGCTTCAAGATACGAAAGCTACAAATGCAATTCGGGCAGATGCGAATATATAGAGCAGAAGTGGGGAGCCGCAACGACCGGTTTTGAAGACTACGAGAAGCCTCCCGAAGCGGTCTTAAAACAGAAGCTGACCGCGCTGCAGTATCACGTTACCCAGGAGAACGGCTCCGAACCGGCCTTCAACAACTCATACTGGGACAACAAAGAGGACGGCATATATGTCGATGTCGTTTCCGGAGAACCGCTGTTCATCTCTACCGACAAGTTTGAATCTGGTACGGGTTGGCCCAGCTTCACCAGACCCCTTGAAAAAGACAATATCGTCACGATAACCGACCGCAGCTACGGAATGACGCGCACCGAGGTCAGGAGCAAGCACGCCGACTCACACTTAGGTCATGTCTTTAACGACGGGCCTCAACCTACCGGCCAACGGTACTGTATTAATTCCGCCGCACTGCGATTTATTTCCGTGGAGGCCCTGGTTGAAGAGGGCTACCCGCAGTATATCTGTCATTTCGTAAGATGA
- a CDS encoding bifunctional riboflavin kinase/FAD synthetase, with protein MSIEEDLARSSPGKELGGDTLLTIGVFDGVHLGHKHLLSELKERAKERSLLSGVVTFNPHPQKVLSSRSGLLFLTDIDQKVELLSAENVDAVFILPFDAELAQISAGRFAGLMQQYLRMKGLVVGHNFALGRNREGSIDALRVLGADMGFTVDVVPPLAINGEVVSSTLVRKALSSGNMKRVHNLIGRPFSLHGQVVPGASRGARLLGFPTANLGIDPEQAIPTEGVYATRAYIDDSAYNSMTYVGASLTFGESRSMIEVCILDYSGDLYGKELKVDFIERLRGGEKFDTVEKLRQQIAADIEKGRALLGTAGRK; from the coding sequence ATGTCGATAGAGGAAGATCTGGCCCGTTCCTCCCCCGGTAAGGAGCTCGGTGGGGATACATTATTGACCATCGGGGTTTTTGATGGCGTTCACCTCGGCCATAAACACCTGCTTTCGGAACTGAAGGAAAGGGCTAAAGAGCGTAGCCTGTTAAGCGGGGTAGTAACCTTCAACCCTCACCCTCAGAAGGTGCTGTCGTCCCGGTCCGGCCTGCTGTTTCTCACCGACATCGATCAGAAGGTTGAGCTCCTTTCTGCCGAGAATGTTGACGCCGTTTTTATTCTGCCTTTCGATGCTGAGCTGGCTCAAATCAGCGCGGGTCGCTTTGCCGGTCTGATGCAGCAATACCTGAGAATGAAGGGGCTGGTAGTCGGGCATAACTTTGCCCTCGGCCGGAACAGAGAGGGCAGTATTGATGCCCTGCGGGTATTAGGTGCAGACATGGGCTTTACGGTAGACGTGGTGCCCCCGCTGGCGATAAACGGCGAGGTTGTCAGTAGTACCTTGGTCAGGAAGGCGCTGTCCAGCGGGAATATGAAAAGGGTGCATAACCTGATCGGTCGTCCTTTCAGTCTGCACGGGCAGGTAGTACCCGGGGCGAGCCGGGGCGCCAGGCTGCTGGGTTTCCCCACCGCCAATCTGGGCATCGACCCGGAGCAGGCTATCCCTACCGAAGGTGTTTATGCCACCCGAGCGTATATTGACGATAGCGCCTACAACTCGATGACCTACGTCGGTGCCAGTCTTACCTTCGGTGAAAGCCGGAGCATGATAGAGGTTTGCATCCTCGACTATTCCGGCGATCTCTATGGAAAAGAGTTGAAAGTCGATTTTATTGAGCGACTTCGCGGCGGGGAAAAGTTCGATACCGTTGAGAAGTTGAGACAGCAGATAGCTGCGGATATTGAAAAGGGGAGGGCGCTGCTCGGGACCGCGGGCAGGAAGTAG
- the xth gene encoding exodeoxyribonuclease III has product MSAVKMLCWNVNGIRAVLKKGFSDWLRGESPEILCLQETKAHPDQITAELSELQDYQAYWNYPERKGYGGVAVFTKESPLSVRYGFAAAGLDLEGRVLIAEYPGFTLLNVYFPNGKQGESRLKYKMDFYEAFLVFIDSLKSEGKKLVICGDFNAAHKEIDLARPKENAKISGFLPVERAWLDKMVTHGYVDTFRHFHQEPGQYSWWDLKSRARERNVGWRIDYFFVTADLLPTLSRAFIMPEVMGSDHCPIGIVLEAADR; this is encoded by the coding sequence ATGAGCGCGGTCAAGATGCTTTGCTGGAATGTCAACGGCATCCGTGCCGTTCTAAAGAAGGGTTTTTCGGACTGGCTGCGCGGTGAATCTCCGGAAATCCTCTGTCTCCAAGAGACAAAAGCGCATCCCGACCAGATCACCGCAGAGCTGTCGGAGCTGCAGGACTACCAGGCATACTGGAACTATCCGGAGCGGAAGGGATACGGGGGAGTAGCCGTCTTCACCAAGGAAAGTCCGCTCAGTGTCCGGTATGGTTTTGCTGCCGCAGGTCTGGATCTGGAAGGGAGGGTTCTCATCGCAGAGTATCCCGGCTTTACCCTGTTGAATGTATACTTCCCTAACGGCAAGCAGGGTGAAAGCCGGCTCAAATACAAGATGGATTTTTATGAGGCATTCCTTGTCTTTATCGACTCGCTGAAATCGGAGGGGAAGAAACTGGTCATCTGCGGTGATTTCAACGCCGCTCATAAGGAGATTGATCTGGCCAGACCGAAGGAGAACGCCAAAATATCGGGCTTTCTCCCTGTCGAGAGGGCATGGCTGGACAAGATGGTTACCCATGGCTATGTTGATACCTTCCGCCATTTCCATCAGGAGCCGGGTCAGTATTCCTGGTGGGATCTGAAATCGAGGGCTAGGGAAAGGAATGTCGGCTGGAGGATCGACTACTTTTTCGTCACCGCAGACCTGCTGCCGACGCTTTCCCGGGCATTCATCATGCCTGAAGTGATGGGTTCTGACCACTGCCCGATCGGCATCGTATTAGAAGCAGCCGACCGGTAG
- a CDS encoding small multi-drug export protein, translating to MTEPWSWAMLLFTAPVAGIIKSLPFEFTRNLSTYPLFFIAALLSSLVFFPIYFGLTRIIPKFDSLTRASDKSRARFNRYFGRWGYPGLGILVVIPGPGTGAIVVSTIASALRLKLWQSYLAILAGCVAQGGILAGIYSGVFRL from the coding sequence GTGACTGAACCATGGTCATGGGCAATGCTGCTGTTCACTGCGCCTGTTGCCGGAATAATTAAATCCCTGCCCTTTGAATTCACCCGTAACCTGTCGACCTACCCGCTGTTTTTTATCGCCGCCCTGTTAAGCTCTCTGGTCTTCTTCCCCATTTACTTCGGCTTAACCAGGATTATTCCCAAATTCGACTCTCTGACCAGAGCCTCGGACAAGAGCCGGGCCAGGTTTAACAGATACTTCGGAAGGTGGGGGTATCCCGGACTGGGCATACTGGTAGTAATACCGGGACCGGGCACCGGAGCAATAGTGGTTTCAACGATAGCCTCAGCACTACGGTTGAAACTGTGGCAGTCATATTTAGCAATTCTAGCGGGGTGTGTCGCTCAAGGGGGAATACTGGCCGGAATATACAGCGGAGTATTTCGACTGTGA